The Silene latifolia isolate original U9 population unplaced genomic scaffold, ASM4854445v1 scaffold_75, whole genome shotgun sequence nucleotide sequence ttagataatactctgcatgtacgttgttaagttgttcatttcctatatcattcatatttgggttttaggattatcatgggtgaaaaacggaaaagaagtcaaaagaataatatgcctgaggataataagcctggtgagaggggtgctacgaagtgcccgaaagtccttgcagctataacCGCTAAAGAGCCgatggaaataacatggagctcgaagggtttccctactggtccaaatgcgggttatttctccagttggattggatgttacacaagacagtttgtgcctatccatttagatgatgttagaagtttgaatccaaaattggcggagttatacttggctcgtgtaaaggaaggctttattatacccgatgaaagccatgatacgtatttaatgcataaggcagcggatgtccacaggcagtggaggtgtgacgttgctagggattggttgtatgtggacaaggcaacgggggagatgcgtaagagcccaccggaaaacaagtgtcccaccatcagtcaggaacaatgggatcttttcaaagagatgagaactactgagaagtttcaggttaaatatcctcgccttttaacgatttacctatcatttttttaattaatgagtcctttatataatctttttattatctcatctacttgcgcttttatataattatttgaaggccgttagcagaagaaatcgtgctaacatttcatgcaagaaggggaaatggtatggttctcgagcgattctgagaaagatagaagagaacctcgtaagtagcatgcattttTCCCCggcctgtgagactttatttttttaatcacacttggacttgcattgatacacatttacatgtataaatgttaccatgttaatgtgtatgtggcaaagggagtgaccaacttggatcggcatgtaacttataaagaagggcacacgcctaaaggatcccggtcgtcgcgtgacaaatatgatgaggaagtgttggccaacatagtatgcattattttattaagacgagttcattactaactttattattttagtcacaaatataatttgaagtttatttaatatattataggacaacgtattgaaaaaggtagaagaagggaaattcactcccagtggtcgtaatgacgttcttgctagagcgatcggccgacccgaacatccaggtcgtttgaggggcgtcccgttacaggttggagtaacgaaatattatgggacaactgccccgataaagaagaaaaggaagactaagtctgagaaggctgacatggtaccatttattctattattttcatttaagttcaattcacatgttattattgggataaaaattgctgaaacattacattcttggcacgcagcttcagttaatggcatccgtactactaaagttgaatgctggaggcaagctttccgaagaagaagtgaagatgatggaggatgtcattaacaaagggggtaataaggtacaacagattggtcaagaggccgctactaccttggcaatacatgagaaggaagtatcggtcaatgagattcagaaagatcaggtacctaatgcttctgaagctGTAACAACTAAAGTCGATCAGGTACCACCTAGTACTTCcttaattttcttttctttttttttgggtaagatcagggggtgtgttccctgccagctctaatgctataacttctgacatcgtgccattggttaattttattaggtaaataatgggtgaaaaggagatgcaacttgagaagacggctgttgaaaaaaagatacatccccttcaagtcggttcctgttttgAAGGTATGCatacatgaagtgtttaattggttaaatttatatgaattctattaaattttgggatataataatgtatgtgtatattcttgaggccgtaaacaagaggctagtagttattcttgctgaccctaaattcgaaaatccAAATGTGCGTGTTGGctggggtctcgtagaaatgcacaccaaatcagcaGCCAGAATCgtagtagttcatggcgaaaaacttttgccgaatcatagaaaagtagagataactacggtctttccaggccatgaaaactttcaaccgcctgtcccgattcgtgacgacattaccatttcgggagatgcggttgggagtttcatccaatggctcgaaactcacatctacttggctcggtcgtctccgcctcacgaaagcgattggggttagaagaaatacctttatatatatgttacatttttaattgttaaatgtttttatatgttaaatttatatgttatttttttttgtagggaacaaaaaagccggctttggcggataagcctaatgtCCGgggacttgatgaggtatttaattaacttctccatttttatgaaaacctccctttaattttttctcattttcgtatttctaaaaagcatggaaattttttgtatgtaggaagagaaaagccggctaaggcggataagcctaagtccccggatatgccaactacctcgtccagacaacaacttgatgaggtatttaattaacttctccatttttatgaaaacctccctttaattttttttgtttctgtatttctaaaaagcatggaattttttgtatgtagggaacagaaaagccggctaaggcggataagcctaagtccccggacatgccaactacctcgtccagacaacaacttgatgaggtatttaattaacttctccatttttatgaaaacctccctttaattttttttgtttctgtatttctaaaaagcatggaaattgtttgtatgtagggaacagaaaagccggctaaggcggataagcctaagtccccggacatgccaactacctcgtccagacaaaaacttgatgaggtatttaattaacttctccatttttttaaaaacctcgctcccttatattttgtctgtatttctaaaaagcatgcatggtaattttgtgtaggggacaaaaaagactgataagcctaagtcccctgCTACTAcaacctcatcattgaaagagtaggttgacgaggtatttagttaagtacgcttttatttttattactccaactaggatatgttacctttggattttttattattttaattatctacatgtgtaggctggtggtagtagcacaaaatcaaagaatcattatttccccgacctgaaagaagttaggagtttaaacgacacacaatatagtgggaaggattacatgcaaaaagtaagaacgaccacgatgaggaaactgcatgaggagggaGGTGCTGTCGCAGATAAagaaaccgagcaattgataattattccgctcgaggaggatattctaggggttgagcgcaaagcacttatgtcatgggatatgctagccatttgggctggcctagacctgattgatgtccaacacatatttgtttggatgaagtaagtttcttaataaataatttcatattctaatattcgttctgactactagatagtgttttaaataccggaattaataccgtaataatgtaggatattcaaattgagagtgatccccgagaagaacaTTCCATTGATCAATACAGattctgtgcccctatgttttatctttatttattccgcaattctcgttcgaagaacgggtagattatattgctcaaagaattggcgacaCCAAGAAGTGATTTTtgccgcttataatgaaaaagggtaataaacaaattaatattacgtttccccctacaattgcattttcataactaatatatgtacttgttaataatgatgatgtctcttgatgtaggactcattgggtgctagcagccatcatgccgacaaagaagaaagtcttttggttggactctatacataatccaccaagcgagacttttaagcgcttgattaataagtaagcttataatactgatttatttataataacattaagtttcaatttttatttatagcaaaaagctcatttttgcccctaaaaaaatgagtgtctggctcttttttttttttttttttaaaaaaagggcctttgagaagagaagagctaacgagcaggatcaacccatgAAAGATTCTGTtgatggccctgattttattacgataataggggtacgtgctcaaatacaatacattaagtgcaaaaatctgtgtttaatactaatacaatacctaaagttcaagattctgatgtgagccttctctcgtctgtttgtttttatgtaataataggcccctcgccagccggatagcatacaatgtggatactacgtttgccggttcatgttggagattattaggcgaagatatatccttattccataaaaggttagtaatttaatattgtgtttattactttttttaaattagagctgatgttgtcttgcttgctgctataccatgtgttgttacaataatgtcttgtctttgttttttccgcagtatgtaatcaacccgtcacaagagattcagcagtactcaagtgtagatatagacgaggtaagggacatgttgggcaaatacgtcttagaaaatagaaatgcatgatactcagagtttagatcagcttattagtaaattttttgttgaagttagggaatgctGATTAGTTCttgtaaatttaactccttgtaagtatatatatatatatacatatatatatatatatatacatatatatatatatatacatatatatatatatatatacatatatatatatacatatatatatgatgctgctgttgtggttgaattggatctattgagttcgatgaactcatttgtgatttatctttggtctttggtatatggtgttgctgatatatgcaggtttttgaatggcatgaaacaaatttaatttttaaaaacattaggagttcgtaataaaaacggttactaaaaaaaaaccgttgtgaagacctttAACAACGGTTACTAAAATAAaacccgttgtgaatacctttcacaaataccgcgcataatattcaacaacaggttttaaacgaagaaccgttgttaaaagtcttcacaattttggagggaacgttacaacaacgggttttaaactaagaaccgttgttaataaaaatttaaacaacgggtatgtagcatatacccgttgttactacaaatttcaattttggagggaaagttacaacaacggttatacatatgacaaccgttgttatattattcccaccaaatttttgaaacactttccacaacggcttacacgcaacaacaacggcttttaaccgtggttaatactttcgacaacggtttaggtaaataacctaaccgttgtaaataccttttacaacggccgctttaacaacgtccgctttttttttacaacggtttttacccgttgttatagcctgtatctgtagtagtgaattcTCATCTGTAActtcaagaattatatgtttaagggggaacttaatgaaatggaaaggacaTTGCTCCTTTAACCTTTCTCGTGACGCATCCATTTTCTTTTTGCTTTCAATATAGCTCTGTTGACGACGCAATTCCTctaatcttttattttctgctACTTCTGACAACTTATGATCCCTCTACACCCACGGACTCGcaatatttgtaccttggttaacggccataattttggaacaaaattaaaattatagaatcacctacaaataatgcaacgttgattcaaacacaccaataatgcaacgttgattcaataaaaaaaaataaatgaacagtccgtgcattggtaaaatcaagaataatgagaaatatttgtttaggtgatttttaccaagttaattgtattaggtcaatgtggtcttaatCGTTGGTTGCTTGCTTTGATCGTTTGTTTTTGATATTTAAATTAGGAAATAAAGCacgaaatataaattgacacgtaagatttggtgacacgtaaaacccaatgtgggaacaatcgcgggagggacggtaccctgccaagtattgcactatctTTGAATGGGAGGATGAATACAATTGATGCGTAATGTAAATCTTGCTAGCACGAGGTATTGTGTATGTGTGATCTTGGATGTCCTTCTTCGATTGCTTCccttgctatttatagggtaagaaccctaggtgTATCCTACCatgtttatggaaaggaatataacttccataataactctttccatatctcactatctccctcaattctccttgatctccctgaaTGCTCCCTGACGTCTCCCTAACTTATCTTTCCTAAACACGGATGCTTCCTTCAGTGGGCTTTGGCCTTCTTTACACGCGCCTACTGGCCCATTTCCCCTTTCAGCGCCCTTGCTCCCCAATCGTGGGCTCCCCTTCTTCCACTCCTTCCTTTATGATCCATTACTTACTAAGTGGGCTTTCCTTATTATGtgaattttagcccaaacagtttgcccccaatttcttGCTAGGTATGCTTCGAGGCgtcgaacaaggaatttacgtagtTGATTATTTAAAACCTTAACCCGTCATTTACACTTCCTCCCATGCACACTCATCATTAGTCGCCGCCCTCCTCCTCATTTCTCGCAcccctctctcttcctttataatctcaactcCCTTCTCACTTCCTTTCCTCACTTCCAttatttccccaaaaaaaaactCTTCCCCTTATTCTCatctctcccttttctcttttttcgcCGGCTTCACTGCTTCACTCCCGCCGTCCTCTTCACCAGGTATTTATCCCTTCCTTTCTTTATTTCCTCTTTTCAATCATGGGAAAGACCCGACAAGCCACTTCATCCTCTACCCCAACTGACCGGAATCCAGACCCCGTCTTTCCTTCGCAAAATCTTTTTACTCACCCCCATGATCGTGACTCCGCCCTGACTCCTGCCGATATTCCCCTAATCAAGGGTATGCTCGGCCTTGGTGATGGGGTTGAGATAGacatccctgaaccgggtcaaAAGGTTGATGCTATCTGTCTGGGGTGGGTTTGTTTCTATTTatacccatttagatacggcctAATTAATTCAACAATGGCTTTTATCCTAAGGCAACATGCATGAATACCAATAATAATTTCAAAATCAATTCAACaaaggcttctatcctaaggCAATTAacctaattaaaaaaaaattaaatcgaAAAAGATTAATAAATAACCTAATTAAGAAACAAAGAATTAAAAGGAAGAAGGAGAAATAAGGTGGTGCGGCAAAGGGGCGGCGGGGCGgctaaaacaaaataaaaataaaaaacaaacaaacaaaaaccatGAAGGAAAGGAGAGTGGGAGGTGGGATTACCTGAAACAACGACGGTAAAGGAGGTGAGCGCGGCGGCGGCAGTCGTAGTGGTGGTGGTGAAGGCGGATTTGGGTTAGGGTTTGTAAAATTAATTGATTTTGGGTAAAAATAAGTATAGAGGTGTCGGGGGATTTTGCGTGTGTTGATTTGTCCGAAAAAACTCCTGACGGAAATACGGTTAGGATCCCGTGCTTTCAAATAGTCCTGGCGGAATTTTCGTCAGTACTTTGGAAATTCGGACGGAATTTCTGTCAGGAGTTTACACTAAATAATTGTTAGAATGGCATCTCTATGTGGGCCtgactgacggaatttccgtccaTAAATACAAAGTacagacggattttccgtcagaaTTTCTTACTACtggcggaatttccgtcagaaatCCGTCACCCATTATGGCGCCAAAGCCATCTTTGAACGCGCCATCTATATCTGACGGGTTGTGACGGATTTTCCGTTAGGAACGCATTCCCGAGGGAATTTCCATCAGAAAACTATCAGTTTCCCGTGTCATATGGCGGCTCTATTTTTCCGTCGGATTTCCCGTCACTATTGTGGGTTATCTTAGTAGTGTTACGACCAACTACAAACATAACCAAAACCACAGGTGATGGCGACGATTTACCCGACTCAATTGACCTACGATAGGGTCACGTCCTGTAACACCCCTTCTtatccggccaaggtaattgggagattttaccatctcggtttcctaaggcggtgaaatcggagttgcaattaagaaacaattaatataaataaagtatttaggaGATTCcataaccataaatgaataaatgaaataaatgatacAACTCACGACTACTATACTCTTCTAATGAAATGACACTCGGTTCCAAGtccaagctcgtcccgtctcccacgtgacaccaactcaacctgctccccatatgatcgaaaatatcatatggatcaacacaggccaccccgaaaataggtgacaattacacagacacacaacacgtcattttcaataatttaatataagacacaacatgataagtagatatgcaacatgccaatgatatgaatgagatacAATTATACAATCACCATGTCGGTACCGGGACATTCCCAGACGTACCCATAACCACCGGTGTCAGGGACAAGGCTacgacaccacacctcaccaCAAAGGTACCATGACACGTACAGAAGTACCGTGTTCGTAAGCTAACCGGATTCCCtcccagacgtcgtgtctcacccacacgagtccctacgaactcaagccattaatgtgcacatccctcttgcaGTGGGAAGATCCAAGACGCGACTTAAGCGAAAgtcggtctcccaaccgtcttacgtctcctcaacaacaagaaccaccaccaacaattaccaaccatcacatatatcactaaatGTATCACAATATGCCAATATGGGACCATTTCATAATGAATATGCATAACTCTTACCAATTTTCCTTTTCTCATACATCATGAATGTCAATCAAACCACATGATATAATGCAAATCCAACAACTTAAGAGACTCACCAAGGTCCTTAAACATTACCACATGATACAAATCCGACTCATAATATGCAAATGATGCAAAAGACATATAAATATACACACACATTATTGAAGCCAAGTAGGATTAACCTTtcttttagcattcttcataaGCAACTCGAATCCCATATGATTTTGTCTCGCAAGACCGTCTTATTCCTATACAAACCATGTAATACTATCACAAATACATCCTACACTACTATAcactacaaaaccccttattattatcAACTACTTACCCTATtacacatattaattactaattaattacccaagaTAAAACTCCCAAATGTTAGGGTTTAAACTAATTAAAGAAGGGTTGATCTTAACTTACCAGGTAAGAGGAGGAAGGAAAAGGATTAACAATTCCCTAGAGAAAGCTTGAATCCCATACAAATGTGTTTGTGAGGgctttagagagaagggagaggatttAGAGTGAGAAGGAAGAACatagaatgaatgaggataagagTTTAAGATTTCCTTATCCCTTATTCTGACTaagcgccactcgatcgagtgacgagtccactcgatcgaattTCACTCACTCGGTTGAGTGTCACATACGTgatcgagtgccgagtccactcgatcgagtgacccttactcggtcgagtgcaacacaGTTCTCAACAATGTCCATTTTTCGTAAAATAGTCATATCTCATTcgtttctttgtcattttgggcgtgtgacctatcattGTTATCTTAAGAGAActagctatcacctccaattagaatcacatcaatacCATATTTAGATCccaagttatgacagttttaagacgacccttttataggcggacattataacaactcctttaagtctagtataggttatactcggtccactttatAGTTATACTTCACGCCCGAGTAGACTCATCAAACCCAAGGGTCCTCTCAAGTATCCCGGGGTTCCTTTGCGGGTCCCAAAATATCCAGGTATTACACGTCCCGACTCGCATATCCAGCTCCCATGATGATGAACTTCTAGATGGAGGATTTAGAGTGATAATATGTGGAGAggaagaaagagagagagagagagaaagagaggttcTAATTTTAGGTTTTCGGAAAAGATATGAAATGATTTGAGTCGCATCAACCGCGTAACATTATAACGTGCTGACGctgggccactcggtcgagtaatgaatgtactcgaccgagtacactgcactcggtcaagtgccaCCGACAATCCGCCAAGTGACCCTTACTAGGTCGAGTTCACAATCTCAAATACAATCTAACTCCCTCTTTATCCCCTACCAAAAGTCCTACGAGGTTAAGCGTCGGTCAAGGGGTCCCTTATAGAGCGGGTATTACATAAGTTTTCGATTTCTTTCCTGATGATCTACCTGGTATTCGTCTtgagcgagatgtagagttctcAATTAACTTGTTGCCTAGTACTGGTCACATTTCGAAAGCTCCTTATTgtatggcaccagctgagttacaTGAACTTAAGAAGCAAattgaggagatgatcgataagggttttatgcGAACGAGTGCTTCGCCGTTGGGTGCTCCagttttgttcgtcaagaagaaggatggtagtatgcggttgtgtGATTAACGTGAGCTGAATAAAGTTATTATCAAGAATAactatcctttgccgaggatcggGGATTTGTTTGATTAGCTCCGTGGCGCTATcgtgttttctaagatcgatctgaggtctgGTTACCATCATATTCCGATTAGGAAAGAAGACATTTCCAAGACTGCTTTTCatgtcgtggtgttcatagacgacatgCTGATTTACTCGAGAGATAAGGTTGAGCCTGAGAGTCATCTTCGTGTTATTTTAGAGACTCTGCGTAACCAGAAATGGTATACTTATTTCTCGAAGTGCGTGTTTTGGCTGAATAAAGTGACTTTCTtaggtcatgtgatatctggcgatggagttatggttgatccgtcgaagattcGAGCTATGGTCGAGTGGGAGAGTTCGAAGAATGTGAACGATATTCGCAGTTTCCTTGATCTTGTTGGTTACTATCGCCGTTTTATGCATGATTTCTCTAAGATCGCGAGGCTGATTACTCAGTTAATAAAGAAGGAATCCAAGTTTATTGGGACTGAGGCTAGTGACGCCGctttccaagagttgaagaagaggttgactactaCTCTTGTGTTGACTTTATCAGAAGAGGGCGTCGAGTTCGATGTCTACTGCGAAGCGTCAAAGTCtggtttgggttgtgtcttgatgtaGAAGGGTAAGGTTTtggcttatgcttcccgtcagTTGAAAGTTCCATAGATGAACTacccgactcacgatcttgagttgGCAGCAGTGGTGTTTACACTTAAGCTGTGGCGGcactacttgtatggagtctcTGGCAACATTTATACGAATCATAAGaacttgaagtatatcttcactcaaagagatcttaacatgaggcagagacgttggttAGAGCTGCTTAGCGACTATAAGGTTGAGCAGCAGTATCATGAGGGCAAGGCAAACATGGTTGTCGATGCTTTGAGTTGCAAGGTGTGTCATGCTATGAAATTTGTGATGGTGTTACCTAACGACTTGAGTCTAGAGTTCCAGAACAcgagccttgaggtagttcttcctggtactttgGATTTGAGTGTGATGGATGtgaacccgagatccttcatgagatTTGATTTAATTAAAGAGAGGATGGGTTCctagaaggagttcgagtcgctgTAAGCGAAGGTCGCGCCAAGGgcttcgacgttggacctgataATGGTCTGCGATTCCAAGGTCGTTGGTGTGTACCTAGATGTGAGGTCATAAAATGTAAGATTATCAAGGAGGCTtatagtactccctattcggttcatcctggtggtgataagatgtacaaGGATCTGAAGTTACgtttttggtggccgaatatgaagaaagagatcgACGAGTTTGTGAGTCGTTTTCTGATCTGTCAAAAGGTCAAATTTGAACATCAGAGACCCGGTGGTCtactactgtaacacccccatactccaagtgccttaccaggaccacccaggtataaagatgttaccatctcggttccccgaggcaatgataatcataagacaataacgaaacaatgtttaaatagtataaagttaagtGAACGATTACAATCCGAAAACCAAACTAACAAAATGTGAATACGTGTTGTCCAAAATCAAATGTGTAAAAGCTAAACATAATGTCTGACGACAGCgaaagactcttctaactgcagtgatgactcatcccagctagcccatgtatctctactcatacctgctcaacaactgctcaccatccccgaatggatcaccacgattttaaaacaataaacggggtcgagtactaatcacacaatttatataatccaacaacacaacaaacaacacagctcaatcgtcacgaGATACActcgaactccatcaccaactccacaatcgactacacactaaagcgTGTAGCCCGccgagtgcccatcgcaacaggtcactccacgccgatgggggacgcggcccgttcccacctaatccccgctcatctccgtcgagtgataaacccaaatccattaatgtgcacatcccttctgtggcgggttccacagaacgcgaataatgggcgtgaagccactcccgcaagtgactccactcagccagggacgcaccccgaagaacacagacagatacaaacaatcacaactattaaatagcaatcaaaaccaacaaccgtcacaatactcgtctggtaacaatcaacaatcacaacgaaccaccaacacattatgggactaatactgagtagcgaaaccctacctggaatgcaatacagtcagacgatctcaacagctgttatcaaaaggcttcttctacgaatcctcctcctaacatacgatcatacaattactaccaatcaagaaagacaacaaaacccccaaatccccaaattagggtttaaccaacttaaacaaaataccataaaaacagtacgtaatcttaccctcgacgcaaggatcaaaaagatgtaaagaaagatgaattccgaccttc carries:
- the LOC141640262 gene encoding putative mitochondrial protein AtMg00860, which codes for MVDPSKIRAMVEWESSKNVNDIRSFLDLVGYYRRFMHDFSKIARLITQLIKKESKFIGTEASDAAFQELKKRLTTTLVLTLSEEGVEFDVYCEASKSGLGCVLM